Part of the Antechinus flavipes isolate AdamAnt ecotype Samford, QLD, Australia chromosome 2, AdamAnt_v2, whole genome shotgun sequence genome is shown below.
ggtttcttttcaaaaattttgtgTGAATGGTAACAGTCTGACATCCGTTTCACTATAGTGCAATGCAGACAATGCTAAACCAATAGAAACACAGACATGCCATCCAGAGTTTGAGATCATCATTAGGGTTTGGAGCACACTTAAGTACAGAAGAACCACCATTAGGGCTACATCTTGAAATTCTGCATCCTTCAACCATTTTGCTGCATACCATCCTGAGGTAAaccaattttactttatttacttttttttttttaaagtaaaccaGCTATGACAATTTATACTAACAAATTGAACTAGATAAACCCACATGGgtacattttttaattttgtttttttgtttttctttttttttttttaatacaaatgtcTGACTGTGCTCAATTGTCAAGCTGCATGCATGAAAAACTGGCCAGCCCAAACAGTGTAATAATCATTAGCAAATGGAACTTTAAGGAGTCCACTAAGTGCTTCCTTATCATTTAAGGTAGTAGTACAAGTACTTATATTGTAAAACTGATGTGTAACTTGATCTTTTGGGGACAGGACCACCAACCAATacatgcagatttttttttttttttgtggacaGAAGGTACTTTTGACATTCAGTTTTGCTATACAGAaacagaatgaataaatgaacttttttttttttttgcaagaggTAAGTAAAAGATTCAATTTGATTCAtctagaggggggaaaaaaggtgagAGGAGATCTTCATTTCGCAGTCATCATCTGTACGAattctgtaaagaaaaataaccacAGCTTTTGATTATCTTCAAAGCAACTTTAACTTAGTAAAGCATCTAAATTGTATTGTACATAAAAGAAAACCTAATACCTAAGAAGTCGAGTACCTTGTCTATTTtgctaatgaggaaaaaaaaaagcaacactgAAAGGTCCGGTAGTGGGCATTTTACCTTCATAGTTGACTTGTCCATCTCCATCAATATCTGCTTCTCTGATCATTTCATCTACTTCTTCATCTGTTAGTTTTTCTCCTAAGTTTGTCATTACATGACGTAGTTCTGCTGCACTGATGTAACCATTGCCATCCTGTGAAGAGTCAATGATTATGTAGTTCTTTAGAAAGGTTAAGTCCTTCACAATTGTTCTACACTCAATCCATACTCATATAAATAATTTTCCACTTTCTAGGTCTACACTCTATTACAGCTTGTAGATGATTAATAATCTTTAGATAGTCTTGTTTAAAACTGCTATTTGTAATATGGATTCAGCAATACCTTGTCAAAGACTCGGAATGCCTCACGAATTTCTTCTTCACTGTCtgtatctttcatttttctagccATCATGGTCAAAAATTCAGGAAAGTCAATAGTGCcattacctcaaaaaaaaaaaaaaaacaccaaaaaaaaaaaaaaaacagaaagtagGTTACtcaattttgatttaaaattgttccattttgttttttggtaagaGATACTCAGAAACACCATTTCTTTTAAGCAGATCCTTTTAAGTATTTGCTAGATAGATGACAGACCCACTAACCActtaatttcagttcagtatCTTTTAATTCAAAGAAGTCCATAAAGTCCCAAATTGACTTCAAAATCCCACTGTATTGCTCATgcaacaaaacaagaaagaacaaatgaatagGAGAAAGCACAATATCATATGAGCTGAGTCTTCATGTTCCCTAGAGTCTGGCTCTTGAGCTCATTTCCCACAGGGAACAGATGTTTCTTCTTCCATGTTTGTATCCACTCAACTCAGTAGGAATTTATAGAGATCTAAGTGATGCTACTGATAAACTAGGGCTCACAGATTAGAATGGACTTCAAAACCAGGCATTTTGATGTCATCTCCCTCACCACAATATTTAATGTGACATGCATTAAATTTGGAAGGACAAGGACTGAGATAAgtaattttgttcttttccctaTGGTCCATAAAATCTTATTAGTATACTATACTTATATAGTACACTATAGTACATCTCACCCTCCTTTATAAACAATATTAAGATAATGATAATGGAATCATAGACTAGAGCTGAAAGGAGCTTTTTAATACAGAATGATAGTtggcatttacataatgcttgaaaagcactttgtatgtgttatatcatttgatcctctgAAGAATcctgaagtaagtgctattattcccatcatttagcagatgaggaaactgactcagagaggttaagtgtctgaaaGCAATATCTGAATGCTTAGCagaccagaattcaaacccaactAGTCTGACTTTTAGTCCAGGATACTTCCCACTGTACCCCACTATCAATCAATTGCTATCACATTACCTTTTCATATAATATCATTCCTTCTAAGAATGTTTGGGAATTTCACATATCTTAGACTATAATTTAAGATAATTTCTTGTTCTGTCAAAAAGTCTTTATTGCTACAACCATCTTTTCAGTTTtatcattaataaaatttttttggaacGGACCTGTTCCAGATAAAGCCAAGCTATCAATGtcaagtgaaaggaaaaaaattacaagagaCTAATAGTATCACACTGTTAGCATTTTTAGATGTGGTTATTCTTTCTGATGAAGTTAAAACTAAAACACACTCTCTATAACTATCACTTTGTAgggttcaaaaaataaaattcacaatattattttatatatgcaatataaaaaaatcccaatatatttattgaaatattttggaGTGACCGATTCATAATGTCTTTAAATTCTTGATTGTGCATAATCACTCCTTATCACATCAGTTGCAATTACTGTAGTCTGTATCTTTAAGGGTAAAATTTTTGTCACCTCAAGAGATGAACttccaatcttttttctttttttaaatagttttaggGTGGAAAGTAGAAAATCACCTAATTAGTCTCAATATCTAAGCATCTCAGCAGACAACTAACACAATTTAAAGCTATTTATTAGGCTTGCATTCCAAAATAATCGTAATGAAAATCAGAGTTATAAAATAGAACGAATATCGACTCTAACAGAATCTATATAGAGAGAGAAGTAATGAGAAACTGAGGGTTAGACCTTGATCAAGCACTTATTTTACAttggaaaaaatcatttcatttctcggAGTCTCAATTACTCGCCAATTACAGCGCCACCTTTCCCCTTACAGTTACACTGCTATGAATAACAAGTGATAATGTACACAAAGAACACAACAGAAAACAAAGTACTAGACAAACATATTGCTATACAAACTCTTCTGACACTAAAGTCTCAGTTCATTTCTTCTCTGGTAAGCAGCTTTCCAGCACTGATTCTCCTTGCTCTGCCCCATCCCCATTTCAAACTGTTAACTAACATCTCAGTGCTTACTTAGTTTACAGCACAGCTGAGGTAAGACATTGATGTGTGACCCAATAAAAAGGTAGCTTGAGTAGACAAATGCTCGTTTTAACACAAACaccattttctccttttgtattAATCTAAAGACATAGGAACAATATCCTTCAGTAAAAAGCCCTCAAATGTTGACTGATAAAAATGTTCTGtgtgatataaaaatttttagtaaaagtatgaaaatttttcataaaaaGTAATTTATGAACATAAATGAGTAAAACatggcaacaataaaaaaaaaacttaagtgatCCAGGGACTAGTGAGAGTTCAGGCTAATTAACAAGAAAAATGTAACTTTCAGATACATAAACAATACTAACAAATAACCAAACTTCAATTCTAGTTCTGACTTGTGTTTTCACCTGTATACACTACAATTTATTTATCCAGGGTTACTGAGAAGTTATAGGACCTACCCAGGACAACATAGCCCatagtatcagaggcaggacaGAAAATCCTCCAGTCTTACTAGTCCTTGAAAACTGCTTTAATAGGCAAAGAACTACATTCTACTTCTTGGTGCAGTTTCCATATGACTATCCCCATGAAAGATTATGAAAATATAAGCAACTATATAAAagcctttttatatatttactcaTGGTCCTGAAACATAGACTTAAAACATGTTCTAACTGGAGAAAATTACACAACCCTGGAGCTCATTCAGATTTCCAAAGCTCTTACCATCAGCATCCACCTCATTGATCATATCCTGTAATTCTGCTTCTGTTGGATTTTGACCCAGTGACCTCATGACagttccaagttcttttgtcGTGATGGTGCCATCACCATCTTTGTCAAATAGGGAGAAGGCTTCCTtgaattctgaaaacaaaatccATACCACCTCAGTCTATCGATCATAATAAGGAACACTCAAGTGCCTGATGCTTAATCACGAATTTCCAGTATCATTGAaatactttaataattttttttaaccatactaTCTTTTCATAGCAGCCtaaaatgcatacatatttatttgtggtAATATTTCCTCTCTAGTAACAGATTTGAGTTATGATGTgttcatgtatatacatacatacatatatgtatgtatgtatgtatgtatatacatgattTCAGTGGAGTTTAATAGTTATTTCTATCTAGGTATGCTCACAGACTATTGGAGAACAGAACTAGATAATCTCTCTCAACTCCCTAACTAGCTATAaagtctgatttaaaaaaaaaaaaaacttttcttaattACAATTTCTTAGGTAAAGACCATAAATGAGTAAAACAGGGAATTATTTACAtggatttgcaaaaaaaaaattcttagaaacATTTTGAAATAAGACTATGTTAAATAAGGAGACATGATCTTTGCATACATGATCAACAAAATATAACTAAAGTTAAAAACCAAACCAACTTTTTCCCAGTCACTAGAGTCTGCTTTCTAGCTTTATTTCTCAGTCATTACAGCTCTAGAGAAATTATGTTCATCATCATAAGACTTTCCCAATTACTAAAAATGGAGAAAtctaaactaaaatttaaaagacagATTATAGTATGTAcacttgtcattttaaaattctttaaagggGAGTCCTACCTTACTTGgttcattagtttaaaaaaaacaaatgatcaaTCAAAAGGAGCCAGTATACCAATTAATCAATTTGGCTTGTTCTTAACCAGCTCAGAAGATCTTGGTAAAGCAGGAAATTCAAAGTTAAATGGTATCCAACTATCTTcatacattattttccttttacttagtaagtatttattatttgttacatttgatgttatttctttctttcattattgaTCCACCCCCAGAAAGACTGATTTTAGTTTTTCATTCAAGAATTACTAGCTCTGATATACTAGGTATTTCCATCATCAGTGATACTCACCAGCAATTTGCTCCTCAGTCAGCTGATCAGCctatatgaagaaaagaagaatgttaGAATCTAAAGATGGAACAGTTTGGAATTAAGTGATAAGCATTCCTGGTACATTAAAAGTATTGAAAGCTCCTAAATTCAATCTTGTTTGCaattagcatagtacctggtactAGGTTCCTAATAAATGTCTGCTGatagacttttttctttcctgcatGGCCTGTGACCAACCAAAAAagttcttaaaatgaaaaatctgtAAAATCCTAAAAGTCATTATCTACCAGACCAGAAATACAAGCAACAAGGAATATCCTGTAtccaattttaaaatgtattgccACAAGAAAGTAACAACTGCAACGTGGTTACAATGTGGTTAAAGTTCTTTCTAGATTGATGGCTTATCTTATATACTATGAGAACTTTAAATAACCAGAAGAGGTCAGCGCTTGACTTGATATATTATATGAAGAATGGTACCTCTGGTGGCAGAATGTTTTTTAGCATCAAATTAAAGGTATCCAAAGAGAACTGAGACAGAAGAGTGCCATCTACCGATTCCTTAATATAGCTTTCCAAAGTAACCACTTTTTCTCATCCAAGAAGTGACCCAGCCCAACTGCAGCTGGAGAGCTAACAGGATCATATCCAGGTCTAGGTTTTTATAGTATCTTGAGTATTGCTGCTGGCACTCTAAATACAGGTTATGTAATTATACTGTATTGGATATAAAAGCATGTTAATCCATTTATAGGAGATGCATttaaatggggagggggaaagagaaacgGAACGTACACCAATGGCGTTGTCCTCCACCCTCAAAGCttcttttaaatgtaataaatgctttctggTTATTTTAATTAGGTAGTTATTTGTTAAAAGCCTACCACTTTATAATGCTCTCAGCCAAATTACCATGTGACTCAGTGACAAAGAGAATGTTTTTAACTTAGTTGCTATAGAACACAGTAACATTAAGATTATAGAAACCTACACAATAATTATTCACCTGTCtttctctggagaaagaaactaTTCAGTTTGCTCCATTAACACACACCTCACCCTTTTTTAAGGATATCAAAAATTTTTCTCATATTAAGAAACACAGATATAAATGGcatgaattttaattttcattgacaGTTAAAGCAAACAATTAGAGAGTAATGTTTATTCTCATGTATCTTGCTTTTAAGTGAAGAAAACTTATGGACAAGCTTGCAAAAGAATTCCTAATAGTCTTTTCTTTGATACGTCATGCatgaaggaaagaaacatttctCTTTCAGGGCCTTTCACAATAGTAATCACATTTGAACCTAAAGTTTTCTGATTGGTAAATAACTTGAAAGTGTACACTCTTTCAATCCTAGTAGCAATCAATTAGTTTTTTGATCAAGTGAAGTAGTCCTGATGATTTATGTAATACTACCAGAAATCTTTATTGTACAACAGAAAAGGCCACACCTCATCCTATAGCCAGGAAGAAATGAACTGCCAGCTCCATTTCacgaaataaataaataaaatggaaaattaaccTATTGGAGCTACTGAAGAGTACATGGCCATTATAAAGCATCCAGCAGTTTGCTTTTCCTAAGCAACAGCCTCCTGACACCACCCCATTGCCCTGACTACCAGGGCAAAGGTAGTAACACTGGAGCAATAACCCCACCCAGCCAGGCCATAAAATCCTGTCCCAGTGATGTCAGTTATCCccagagggagaggagggggttAATGGAGGAAGGGGGCTGTGAAAAACACACACCCAGCACGGTCCATAATCACATTTGGCAATCTGCAGGCCGGCAGGAACTGCAAAGAGAGAGCGGAAACTCTGGAGGGCATCTCCCCCCACAGACCGGGAAGTAACAGCGCAGGGTAGGGAAATGCAGTGAAAAAGGAGCGCAACCATGACAAAGTGAAAAGATAACCGCATATTAGGAAAAGTTGAAACGAGGGGAAATTGTGGAAGATTTGGAAAATTCTAGAAATACATAGAAAGCTAATAATTATGTGCCTAGTCTTTCGGTTATGGCAACAAGGACTTGAGAGCTTCCCCTTTCCAACCACTGCAGTCACTGTGTTCACCATTGTCCAATAACCCCCActctgctttttttcctcctcctcccacccccttctggTTTTACAAGCCGGCGAACCCGCGGCTGCATCTTCCAATACCCTCCATCCCACTCCGCAGCCGCCTCCTCTTAAAGCAGAAACTTTGCAGTCTCTAATGGAAACCAAGCTGCTCGCCAGCTCCCCTCagcctcctcccccccacctcccgcCTTCCCCGCCCCAATTAGCGCGCAAGCGAGAACGCTTCTCTAGGGAAGGAGGAGACCTCATGATGTAACGAAGCCCACAAATGGTTTTACAGCTGCGTTTTTGGGGTAGGAGGAAAGGAACACATTGCTATAACTGCAGAGCCCCCACCCCCCTAAGCGCAGTGCAGCTCGGCAGCTTCTGTCCTATCCAAATCTTTTTCCCCTAAATTTCCTACATCGCCGCCCCCCCAATTCCTGGCTTTCCTGCCCCCACTCCACCCATTCCAGCCTaacttccctccccccaactcgCGTCCAGCGCGCACAAGAATGATAGAGAAGTGGGAGCCTCTGGTCCAATCTCAGAGGGGTGTACTTGGTGGTAATTAAGAAGCAACTAACAGGGAACAGGTACTGCGTCTCAGTCAGGGTAGCGACAACCGTGGAGGCACAAAAAGCCCGAAGCCCGAGGTCCGGGCCAAGCGTAATGCACCAAAGGCTCATTCATTCTCTCTAGGATAACCTGGGAGGAGAACATCATTTCCATCATCCAACCTCGTTGCCATTTCCCCAAAGCTAAACTGCAACCCGCCCTAacgccccccccccttccccagcaCGCAGACACACAAGGCAatcatctccccctcccccaactgcTGCCCTCCGACAGCCTCCCCCGAGGTGAGAGGCGCGCTGCAGGCAAGGCACTGCAGGCAGTTGGGGGAAGCGTGCGTTGGTTGTTGTGAGGGGCTAAgcggagagggaggaagggagggaagaagagggggtGGCTGAGCTACAAGAGAGCACAGATGCTGCAGCAGATCCAGCGCCCATGCAGTTCCACAGCCCACGGCGAACTTCAgcggggggtggggagaggttgGGGGGGTGTAAAAATTAGAGACTACTTCGCaaggaaaatacacacacacacacacacacacacacagcaattCCAAAATGCATCCCTTCTATTCGTATCTTAgagagctagggaaaaaaaaaaaaaaggcaaagcctttccctataaaaaggagaaaaaaaaaagctaataacaaaataggaaataaacCAAGAacttagaaaaaggagaaaaatgagcgCAAGCAGCTGCTACGACAGCAGGAGCCACCCCTACCTACCATTGTGCgcgagaggggagagaagaaggaaggaacgaaTGAGACCGCTGATGCCGCTTTGGTGGGGAGCTTGCTGCACTAACGCTGTAACCACCGACCCTGCTGTAGCTCCGGCCTCCGAGGTTGCTAACAAGGTTGTTGTGGCTGCTCTTGCTAccgctgctgctgttgctgctgctgctgctgaagctgctgctgctgctactacagCCGCCACCACCGCCCGAGTAACGGAGCCGCCTCCTGCAAACCACTTCCCACTGCAAGCGCTGGAGGTGTGATACTGCGCCGCAACCCTCTCTATATATAATGCGATGTATCCCTCCGCCGGAGCCTAGGGATCACAGGCAGCGAGAGAGAGGCAGAGTGGCTGCGGCGCGGTGCGTAGCCTCGCCCCTAATACGTTCTCCCTACCCgcccccctccctttccttctccacccTCCAGAAGCCgggccctcctcctcctcctcctcctcccctgctCTGTCAACTCGGTTGGGCAGCCAGAGGTAGGAGAGAGCGAAGCATTCCCTTCCTTGTACCCACAGGCTAAAGCAGAAGGGACCGCACCTTGGCATGAAGTGCAGCAGAGAGCTCTAGAATTTGGGTAGGAATCCAGCAATGAAGCAGGGAATGATAGGAAATTCGGCTTGCAGAACGTCTGTCAGTGAGGTTTGGGTGACATAGGTGCCCTGCGATAGCCAGAAAAGGTAAACTCCGCACCTTCGAGATCTTCCTGCGACAATACTTTGCCCCCTGCCTGGGAAAGATGCCCTTACTGCGGGGGTCTTTGTACAACTCGGAATCTAGGAGTCTTAACTTAGCTTGCATTAACATTGCAGACTGCTTTATGAGacctgctctttaaaaaaaaaaaaaaaaaaaaaaggaaaggaaaggaaaggaaaaaactgtTACCCTAAGTGCTACAAAAACTggaggagaggggatggagactacttgggggaagggaggaaaggaaggagatggaGTCAGGCCAGAAATGAATTGCATCAAATGTAAAGCAACATCAGAGGTATGCTGGGGAAAGAAAAACCAAGCTGCAATTTTATGGTGGAAGAAGTTGACTGGAGGTTTTCTCTCCATGTTTTCcctaattttaaaggaatagctaGGGCTGGGAAGGATTTGTTTTGCCTgtcaattaaactttaaaatatcgTACAACCTAATTCTTCATGAAATAATCCCTTCAGTAAACCTGAATTACATTTACCCTTCTCCCTGCtgcttttttagcttttttctgtacaaaaacttTGTCTATTTCAGTTCTAAGGGCACCAAAATCTAATGTATTAATAACTTGCAAAgtcatgttttaaatatatatatatatatttactttttgggGGGTGGCAGCGCAGTTTTACaacacataaataaaaagaaggggCAAATATTAATAATCCAGAAGAATTACACCCTCTCCATTACTATGACTCGATTACATTCGTAATTAAGATTGGGCCttctaaaattacattttatctttaattttactTTACCTAAAGCATATTTTAAATTGTACTTTTAAATAGTGAAATTGTGTTTTCAGTCATTCAATTTAAgcacaagctttttttttttttttaatcttgataaAAAACGCTATAGTTTCACTTCTTGCAAAAACAGACCACAGAATTTGATCTTTTGTTTACAAGGCCTGGGCAACAGTTGCAAGTTATCTTTCCCTTAGTCTTTCAGAGAACCCTGAAAAGTGTGTGATTGACCATTGTGGACCAGAGTGTGTTTTGCTTGGTTATGTTTGCTTTTGACTGCagaaaaatatttgtcaaaaaatataaatgtttctgTACCTTGCAGACACCGTAAGATTTAACAGGATAACCCTATGCAAGCCATTTATGCCATTAATTGGAGTAGGATTAGAAATTTCTTAATGGATCTGCTTCTGGAATGCCATAGAAAGGCTGAACCCTCTAGCTCAATCTAGAGTGATTTCTGGAACAAACTAAAGATTACCATaaccttcctttttcatttaggagtacattattcccttttacaaaatctacaaagaaatccTTATTCTGTGTTCATTGGGAACTGTAAATgtgagaaggaggagaaattttAATGGGAATAAACGCACATATTAATGGGAAAGttgtaaataaggaaataaacaaaGGGGGGCTATAAAACCATCTCAAGGAATATTAATAATCCAATGCTTTATAGGTCTGAGAAAATGTCTAAGAATGATTCCATTGCTTAATACTTTATTCAGCTCATCAGATATTttgtattcatctttttttttttcctagagtttTCTGAGAATAGTTAATTGCAACTTTTTCATGTCATGTTAAGGATAAATGAtaggatataattaaaattagtaGAAAAATAAACACTATTAATATGTAAAGGATATTATGATTCTATTAtgcttttgtaaaataaagtCATTTTAGCCTTGAAAACCATTCAATCtctaacaactttttttttctattttgtgattcattttccttaattgtGCTTAAATACATTTCAATAcaacttttgtgtgtgtgagagagacataCTTTCTGCTTAAAACTTAGTATtcaaaagggaaatttttttttttgctgattatGATTCTTCATATTATATATCAGTTACTTCTGGCTATTCTTTAATATATGAAAAGTTATCTTAGTTGTCACATCTGTTGTGGGGGTTACTTTAGTTTACTTTatgttttgtactttttttt
Proteins encoded:
- the CALM1 gene encoding calmodulin-1 translates to MADQLTEEQIAEFKEAFSLFDKDGDGTITTKELGTVMRSLGQNPTEAELQDMINEVDADGNGTIDFPEFLTMMARKMKDTDSEEEIREAFRVFDKDGNGYISAAELRHVMTNLGEKLTDEEVDEMIREADIDGDGQVNYEEFVQMMTAK